A window of the Lactuca sativa cultivar Salinas chromosome 7, Lsat_Salinas_v11, whole genome shotgun sequence genome harbors these coding sequences:
- the LOC111890999 gene encoding mannose/glucose-specific lectin, giving the protein MAADVVWVAPWGGTGGNPWHFIIPDDARLFEIIVTSGDVIDSIYFTYMDQSGTHSSPKYGGSGGIPQWVSFSDEEVLIGISGNFKEYENYTVITSFSVQTNICTYGPFGLGGGSNFSIQLASGTFAGFYGKCGIYLDALGVILKP; this is encoded by the exons gcAGCCGATGTTGTATGGGTTGCACCTTGGGGTGGTACTGGAGGCAATCCGTGGCATTTCATAATACCTGATGATGCTAGGCTTTTCGAGATCATTGTAACAAGTGGTGATGTTATAGATTCCATCTACttcacttacatggatcagtCTGGGACCCATTCTTCTCCAAAATATGGTGGCTCGGGTGGCATACCTCAATGG GTTTCCTTCAGTGACGAGGAGGTCCTCATCGGGATTAGCGGAAATTTCAAAGAATATGAAAATTACACCGTGATTACGTCATTCTCTGTCCAGACCAACATTTGCACTTATGGGCCATTCGGCTTAGGTGGGGGGTCTAATTTCTCGATTCAGCTTGCATCAGGCACGTTTGCCGGATTTTATGGAAAGTGTGGGATTTACTTAGACGCTTTGGGTGTCATTCTTAAGCCATAA